In a genomic window of Streptomyces sp. BHT-5-2:
- a CDS encoding HAMP domain-containing sensor histidine kinase, which translates to MRTRLLPLLIVLMAGVLLALGIPLGVITAGVEQQRVVVDRIDDAARFASLAQFVTARPGAADGGKTPEEDERLATLRAELARYQELYGIRAGVFYRDRTPMAAAPRDLAVPTGGEGAQAFSEALAGRRSHDPHQIWPWDDTGRIPVASPVIRDGDVVAVVVTDSPTGRMRSRILHGWVLIAAGECAAMLVAVAAAFRLTGWVLRPVRVLDAASHDIATGRMNARVAATAGPPELRRLARSFNEMADHVEDVLEQQRAFVADASHQLRNPLSALLLRIELLALELPDGNEEIASVRTEGKRLARVLDDLLGLALAEHTEADLQLTDVAALAAERVDAWRPLAQDKGVRLGYEGLPAVTGWADPVALSSALDAVVDNALKFTPDGQPVTVAVAPDGERVTITVVDRGPGLAEDELARIGDRFWRSGHHQNVSGSGLGLSITRALLAAGGATIAYAPHPPHGLKVTVSVPRSAP; encoded by the coding sequence GTGCGCACCCGACTCCTCCCGCTCCTCATCGTCCTGATGGCCGGTGTGCTGCTCGCGCTCGGCATCCCGCTCGGCGTGATCACCGCCGGGGTGGAGCAGCAGCGGGTGGTGGTCGACCGGATCGACGACGCCGCCCGGTTCGCCTCCCTCGCCCAGTTCGTCACCGCTCGCCCCGGGGCCGCCGACGGCGGCAAGACCCCCGAGGAGGACGAGCGGTTGGCCACCCTCCGGGCCGAACTCGCCCGCTACCAGGAGCTCTACGGCATCCGGGCCGGTGTCTTCTACCGCGACCGCACCCCGATGGCCGCCGCCCCACGGGATCTGGCGGTGCCCACCGGCGGCGAGGGCGCCCAGGCGTTCAGCGAGGCGCTGGCCGGCCGCCGCAGCCACGACCCGCACCAGATCTGGCCCTGGGACGACACCGGCCGGATACCGGTCGCCTCACCCGTCATCCGGGACGGCGACGTGGTCGCCGTGGTCGTCACCGACTCGCCCACCGGGCGGATGCGTTCGCGCATCCTGCACGGCTGGGTGCTGATCGCGGCCGGCGAGTGCGCGGCCATGCTGGTCGCCGTCGCGGCGGCGTTCCGGCTCACCGGCTGGGTGCTGCGGCCGGTGCGGGTGCTCGACGCGGCCAGCCACGACATCGCCACCGGCCGGATGAACGCCCGGGTCGCCGCCACCGCCGGGCCGCCCGAACTCCGGCGGCTGGCCCGCTCGTTCAACGAGATGGCCGACCATGTCGAGGACGTCCTGGAGCAGCAGCGCGCCTTCGTCGCTGACGCCTCCCATCAGTTGCGCAACCCGCTCTCCGCGCTGCTGCTGCGGATCGAGCTGCTGGCCCTGGAACTCCCCGACGGCAACGAGGAGATCGCCTCGGTCCGCACCGAGGGCAAACGGCTCGCCCGGGTCCTGGACGACCTCCTCGGCCTCGCGCTCGCCGAGCACACCGAGGCCGACCTCCAGCTCACCGACGTGGCCGCGCTGGCCGCCGAACGCGTCGACGCCTGGCGCCCGCTGGCCCAGGACAAGGGCGTCCGCCTCGGCTATGAGGGCCTGCCCGCGGTCACCGGCTGGGCCGACCCGGTCGCCCTCTCCAGCGCCCTGGACGCGGTGGTCGACAACGCCCTGAAGTTCACCCCGGACGGGCAGCCGGTCACGGTCGCGGTGGCCCCCGACGGCGAACGCGTCACGATCACCGTCGTCGACCGCGGCCCCGGGCTCGCCGAGGACGAACTGGCCCGGATCGGCGACCGGTTCTGGCGCAGCGGCCACCACCAGAACGTCTCCGGCTCCGGCCTCGGCCTGTCGATCACCCGTGCCCTGCTCGCCGCCGGCGGCGCGACCATCGCCTACGCGCCGCACCCGCCGCACGGCCTGAAGGTCACCGTCTCCGTGCCGCGCAGTGCACCGTGA
- a CDS encoding amino acid ABC transporter ATP-binding protein, with amino-acid sequence MSEVPVTKSAVGAAPTGDPLVVLDSVNKHFGALHVLQDINLTIRRGEVVVVIGPSGSGKSTLCRTINRLETIDTGSIGIDGRPLPQEGRELARLRADVGMVFQSFNLFAHKTVLENVVLGQTKVRRTDRATAENKARTLLDRVGVGAQAEKYPAQLSGGQQQRVAIARALAMDPKVMLFDEPTSALDPEMINEVLEVMQQLARDGMTMVVVTHEMGFARSAANRVVFMADGRIIEEAEPNQFFSNPRSDRAKDFLSKILHH; translated from the coding sequence ATGAGCGAAGTACCGGTGACCAAGAGCGCCGTGGGCGCTGCGCCCACGGGAGACCCGTTGGTCGTACTGGACAGCGTGAACAAGCACTTCGGCGCGCTGCACGTGCTCCAGGACATCAACCTGACGATCCGGCGCGGCGAGGTGGTCGTGGTGATCGGGCCCTCCGGGTCCGGCAAGTCCACCCTCTGCCGCACCATCAACCGCCTGGAGACCATCGACACCGGCAGCATCGGCATCGACGGCCGGCCGCTGCCGCAGGAGGGCCGCGAACTGGCCCGGCTGCGCGCCGACGTGGGCATGGTGTTCCAGTCCTTCAACCTCTTCGCGCACAAGACGGTGCTGGAGAACGTCGTGCTGGGCCAGACCAAGGTCCGCCGGACGGACAGGGCCACCGCGGAGAACAAGGCCCGTACGCTGCTCGACCGGGTCGGCGTCGGCGCCCAGGCGGAGAAGTACCCCGCACAGCTTTCCGGCGGCCAGCAGCAGCGGGTGGCGATCGCCCGCGCCCTGGCGATGGACCCGAAGGTGATGCTCTTCGACGAGCCGACCTCGGCACTGGACCCGGAGATGATCAACGAGGTGCTGGAAGTCATGCAGCAGCTCGCCCGGGACGGGATGACGATGGTCGTGGTCACCCACGAGATGGGGTTCGCGCGCTCCGCGGCGAACCGGGTCGTCTTCATGGCGGACGGCAGGATCATCGAAGAGGCCGAGCCGAACCAGTTCTTCAGCAATCCGCGCAGCGACCGGGCGAAGGACTTCCTGTCGAAGATCCTCCATCACTGA
- a CDS encoding maleylpyruvate isomerase family mycothiol-dependent enzyme, with product MDIRAAIAVERRELADMLDALTPEQWDAPSLCAGWRVREVAAHMSLGFRYSLPKVAAELVRARGSLHRMTDRCARRDAAALPPAALAAALRDNAHHPWTPPVGGPASALGHDVVHGLDIAVPLGLDRRVPEDRLRILLAGITTRSARFFGAALDGVALHADDLDWSFGTGAPLRGTAQDLLLVAFGRKLPPGRLHGEPRARFAAA from the coding sequence ATGGACATCCGCGCCGCCATCGCCGTCGAACGCCGCGAGCTGGCCGACATGTTGGACGCCCTGACGCCCGAACAGTGGGACGCGCCCTCGCTGTGCGCCGGCTGGCGGGTCCGCGAGGTGGCGGCCCACATGTCGCTGGGCTTCCGGTACTCCCTGCCCAAGGTCGCCGCCGAGCTGGTCAGGGCCCGCGGCAGCCTGCACCGGATGACCGACCGGTGCGCCCGCAGGGACGCCGCCGCCCTCCCGCCCGCCGCCCTCGCCGCGGCCCTGCGGGACAACGCCCACCACCCCTGGACCCCGCCGGTCGGCGGCCCGGCGTCGGCCCTGGGCCACGACGTCGTGCACGGCCTCGACATCGCCGTACCGCTCGGCCTGGACCGCCGCGTCCCCGAGGACCGGCTGCGGATCCTGCTCGCCGGCATCACCACCCGGAGCGCCAGGTTCTTCGGGGCGGCCCTAGACGGGGTCGCCCTGCACGCCGACGACCTCGACTGGTCCTTCGGCACCGGCGCCCCGCTGCGCGGCACCGCCCAGGATCTCCTCCTGGTCGCCTTCGGCCGGAAGCTCCCGCCGGGCCGGCTGCACGGCGAGCCGCGGGCCCGCTTCGCCGCGGCCTGA
- the miaB gene encoding tRNA (N6-isopentenyl adenosine(37)-C2)-methylthiotransferase MiaB, whose protein sequence is MSGNDVAGGAGAEVKTYEVRTYGCQMNVHDSERLSGLLEDAGYVRAPEGTGEGEADVVVFNTCAVRENADNRLYGNLGRLAPVKARRPGMQIAVGGCLAQKDRDTIVKKAPWVDVVFGTHNIGKLPVLLERARVQEEAQVEIAESLEAFPSTLPTRRESAYAAWVSISVGCNNTCTFCIVPALRGKEKDRRPGDILAEVEALVAEGVSEITLLGQNVNAYGSDIGDREAFSKLLRACGKIEGLERVRFTSPHPRDFTDDVIAAMAETPNVMPQLHMPLQSGSDPVLKAMRRSYRQERYLGIIEKVRAAIPHAAITTDIIVGFPGETEEDFEQTLHVVRESRFAQAFTFQYSKRPGTPAAEMDGQIPKEVVQARYERLVALQEEISWAENKKQVGRTLELMVAEGEGRKDDATHRLSGRAADNRLVHFTKPDEPVRPGDVVSVEVTYAAPHHLLAEGPVLGVRRTRAGDAWEKRTAAEAAKPAGVMLGLPKIGVPEPLPAAAAPGCGCD, encoded by the coding sequence GTGAGCGGTAACGACGTGGCCGGGGGAGCAGGGGCCGAAGTGAAAACGTACGAGGTGCGCACCTACGGGTGCCAGATGAACGTCCATGACTCCGAGCGGCTCTCGGGCCTCTTGGAGGACGCGGGCTACGTACGGGCCCCGGAGGGCACCGGCGAGGGCGAGGCCGACGTCGTCGTCTTCAACACCTGCGCGGTGCGCGAGAACGCCGACAACCGGCTGTACGGCAACCTCGGCCGGCTCGCGCCGGTCAAGGCCCGGCGCCCCGGCATGCAGATCGCGGTCGGCGGCTGCCTGGCCCAGAAGGACCGCGACACCATCGTCAAGAAGGCGCCCTGGGTGGACGTCGTCTTCGGCACGCACAACATCGGCAAGCTGCCGGTCCTCCTGGAGCGCGCCCGCGTCCAGGAGGAGGCGCAGGTCGAGATCGCCGAGTCGCTGGAGGCGTTCCCCTCGACGCTGCCGACCCGCCGCGAGAGCGCCTACGCGGCCTGGGTCTCCATCTCCGTCGGCTGCAACAACACCTGCACCTTCTGCATCGTCCCGGCGCTGCGCGGCAAGGAGAAGGACCGCCGGCCCGGCGACATCCTCGCCGAGGTCGAGGCCCTGGTCGCCGAGGGCGTCTCCGAAATCACCCTGCTCGGCCAGAACGTCAACGCCTACGGCTCCGACATCGGCGACCGCGAGGCGTTCAGCAAGCTGCTGCGCGCCTGCGGGAAGATCGAGGGACTGGAGCGGGTCCGCTTCACCTCCCCGCACCCGCGCGACTTCACCGACGACGTGATCGCGGCGATGGCCGAGACGCCCAACGTGATGCCGCAGCTCCACATGCCGCTGCAGTCCGGCTCCGACCCCGTCCTGAAGGCGATGCGCCGCTCCTACCGCCAGGAGCGCTACCTCGGCATCATCGAGAAGGTCCGCGCCGCCATCCCGCACGCGGCGATCACCACCGACATCATCGTCGGCTTCCCCGGCGAGACCGAGGAGGACTTCGAGCAGACCCTGCACGTCGTCCGCGAGTCCCGGTTCGCCCAGGCGTTCACCTTCCAGTACTCCAAGCGGCCCGGCACCCCGGCCGCGGAGATGGACGGGCAGATCCCCAAGGAGGTCGTGCAGGCCCGCTACGAGCGCCTGGTCGCCCTCCAGGAGGAGATCTCCTGGGCGGAGAACAAGAAGCAGGTCGGCCGCACCCTGGAGCTGATGGTCGCCGAGGGCGAGGGCCGCAAGGACGACGCCACCCACCGGCTCTCCGGCCGCGCCGCCGACAACCGCCTGGTCCACTTCACCAAGCCGGACGAGCCGGTGCGCCCCGGCGACGTGGTCTCCGTCGAGGTCACCTACGCCGCCCCGCACCACCTCCTCGCCGAGGGCCCCGTGCTCGGCGTGCGCCGCACCCGTGCCGGCGACGCCTGGGAGAAGCGCACCGCCGCCGAGGCCGCCAAGCCGGCCGGCGTCATGCTGGGCCTGCCGAAGATCGGCGTCCCCGAGCCGCTGCCGGCCGCCGCCGCGCCCGGCTGCGGCTGCGACTGA
- a CDS encoding glutamate ABC transporter substrate-binding protein has protein sequence MTMRKTAAVGAMVLALAATATACGGQAGSAGDKQPGSDVYSGEYKVAKDVKVDSPTLKKAQKAGQITIGVKADQPFLGFKDPATNKYSGFDIEIAKMIAADLGFSEKQIKFDTIDSNVRETAISRGQVDYYVGTYTINDERKKQVSFAGPYYTAGADLLVRQDDKAITGPDSLSGKKVCSIVGSTPLQEIKKPKYGAHTTELSKYSDCVKSLLDGSVDAVTTDDAILKGYAAQRPGKLRVVGQPFTKEPYGVGLNKDDKALRDAITTALENHIKNGDYKKAYEGTLGKSGSAYVAPETPLPRY, from the coding sequence ATGACGATGCGTAAGACGGCCGCGGTGGGCGCGATGGTGCTCGCGCTGGCGGCGACGGCGACCGCGTGCGGGGGCCAGGCCGGTTCGGCGGGCGACAAGCAGCCCGGCAGCGATGTCTACAGTGGCGAGTACAAGGTCGCCAAGGACGTGAAGGTCGACTCGCCGACCCTGAAGAAGGCCCAGAAGGCCGGCCAGATCACCATCGGCGTCAAGGCCGACCAGCCGTTCCTGGGCTTCAAGGACCCGGCGACCAACAAGTACTCCGGCTTCGACATCGAGATCGCCAAGATGATCGCCGCCGACCTGGGCTTCTCCGAGAAGCAGATCAAGTTCGACACCATCGACTCCAACGTCCGTGAGACGGCCATCTCCAGAGGCCAGGTCGACTACTACGTCGGTACGTACACCATCAACGACGAGCGCAAGAAGCAGGTGAGCTTCGCGGGCCCGTACTACACCGCGGGCGCCGACCTGTTGGTGCGCCAGGACGACAAGGCCATCACCGGGCCGGACAGCCTCAGCGGCAAGAAGGTCTGCTCGATCGTCGGCTCCACCCCGCTCCAGGAGATCAAGAAGCCCAAGTACGGGGCGCACACCACCGAGCTGTCGAAGTACTCGGACTGTGTGAAGTCCCTGCTGGACGGGTCGGTCGACGCGGTCACCACCGACGACGCGATCCTCAAGGGCTACGCCGCCCAGCGCCCGGGCAAACTCCGGGTCGTCGGGCAGCCGTTCACCAAGGAGCCCTACGGCGTCGGTCTGAACAAGGACGACAAGGCGCTGCGCGACGCGATCACCACCGCGCTGGAGAACCACATCAAGAACGGCGACTACAAGAAGGCGTACGAGGGCACGCTCGGCAAGTCCGGCTCGGCCTACGTCGCCCCGGAGACGCCGCTGCCGCGCTACTGA
- a CDS encoding response regulator transcription factor, whose product MRLLLVEDDDHVAAALSAVLSRHGLTVVHARSGTEALQALLPDDAEPFAVVLLDLGLPDQDGFEVCGRIRKVSSTPVIMVTARADIRSRIHGLNLGADDYVVKPYDTGELLARIHAVSRRTGAPGGGGEQPAEESEPREPLRLGPLTVELPTRQVSVGGTVVPLTRKEFDLLALLAQRPGVVFRREQIISEVWRTSWEGTGRTLEVHVASLRAKLRMPALIETVRGVGYRLVAPVGGPVPGTRPPAP is encoded by the coding sequence ATGAGGCTGCTGCTCGTCGAGGACGACGACCATGTCGCCGCGGCCCTGTCCGCGGTGCTGTCCCGGCACGGGCTGACCGTCGTGCACGCCCGCAGCGGCACGGAGGCGTTGCAGGCCCTGCTGCCCGACGACGCCGAGCCGTTCGCCGTGGTGCTGCTCGACCTCGGACTGCCCGACCAGGACGGCTTCGAGGTGTGCGGCCGGATCCGCAAGGTCTCCTCGACCCCGGTCATCATGGTCACCGCGCGCGCCGACATCCGCTCCCGGATACACGGCCTCAACCTCGGCGCCGACGACTACGTCGTCAAGCCCTACGACACCGGCGAACTGCTGGCCCGCATCCACGCGGTGAGCCGGCGCACCGGCGCCCCAGGGGGCGGCGGCGAGCAGCCGGCCGAGGAGAGCGAGCCGCGGGAGCCGCTGCGGCTCGGGCCGCTCACCGTCGAACTCCCCACCCGCCAGGTGTCGGTGGGCGGCACGGTGGTCCCGCTCACCCGCAAGGAGTTCGACCTGCTGGCCCTGCTCGCGCAGCGCCCCGGGGTGGTCTTCCGCCGCGAGCAGATCATCAGCGAGGTCTGGCGGACGAGTTGGGAGGGCACCGGCCGCACCCTGGAGGTCCATGTCGCCTCGCTCCGCGCCAAACTGCGGATGCCGGCGCTGATCGAGACCGTCCGCGGCGTCGGCTACCGCCTGGTCGCCCCGGTCGGCGGCCCCGTCCCGGGCACCCGCCCGCCGGCCCCCTGA
- a CDS encoding amino acid ABC transporter permease translates to MNVLLDYLPEFRDGFLGTLAITASAALLALVLGVLIAGFRVSPVPPLRAFGTAWVTVLRNTPLTLLFLVAFFVVPQILFQGASPYVLGTLALGFYTSSFVCEAVRSGITTVPLGQAEAARSLGMTFSQTLRLIVLPQAARTVIPPLSSIIIALTKNSAIAGAFGYGELFNVSKLLNDRGYPIAWIFLWTALAYLVITFAVSGLFRLLERRLEVAR, encoded by the coding sequence ATGAACGTACTCCTCGATTATCTGCCCGAGTTCCGGGACGGGTTCCTCGGAACCCTGGCGATCACCGCGTCCGCCGCGCTGCTCGCGCTGGTGCTCGGCGTGCTCATAGCCGGTTTCCGGGTCTCTCCGGTCCCGCCGCTGCGCGCCTTCGGCACGGCCTGGGTGACGGTGCTGCGCAACACGCCGCTGACGCTGCTGTTCCTGGTCGCCTTCTTCGTCGTGCCGCAGATCCTCTTCCAGGGCGCCAGCCCGTACGTCCTGGGCACGCTGGCGCTCGGCTTCTACACCTCGTCGTTCGTGTGCGAGGCGGTGCGGTCCGGCATCACCACCGTGCCGCTGGGCCAGGCGGAGGCGGCCCGCAGCCTGGGCATGACCTTCTCCCAGACGCTGCGGCTGATCGTGCTGCCGCAGGCGGCCCGCACCGTGATCCCGCCGCTGAGCAGCATCATCATCGCGCTCACCAAGAACTCCGCGATCGCCGGCGCGTTCGGCTACGGCGAGCTGTTCAACGTCTCCAAGCTGCTCAACGACCGGGGCTACCCGATCGCCTGGATCTTCCTGTGGACGGCGCTGGCCTACCTCGTCATCACCTTCGCGGTCAGCGGCCTGTTCCGGCTGCTGGAGCGCCGACTGGAGGTCGCCCGATGA
- a CDS encoding class III extradiol dioxygenase subunit B-like domain-containing protein produces the protein MLVAAAICPCPPLLVPEVAAGAAPELDPVRAACLDAIGVLAAARPDRLLVLGPADGSGEGRYPQGARGSFRGFGVDLDVTLGVAGPEPSESAAGPQLPPSLAVGAWLLSRTAWADAPVEGLAVDERLPGDRCRAHGRELAGSAPRVALLVLGDGSARRSVKAPGYFDERAEPFDAAAARALGAADTAALAALDERLAADLLVSGRACWQTLAGAAEGAGLRGQLLREEAPYGVGYAVAAWT, from the coding sequence ATGCTCGTTGCCGCCGCCATCTGCCCCTGTCCGCCGCTGCTGGTCCCCGAGGTCGCCGCGGGCGCCGCACCGGAGCTGGACCCGGTGCGCGCCGCCTGCCTGGACGCGATCGGGGTGCTCGCCGCGGCCCGCCCCGACCGGCTGCTCGTCCTCGGCCCGGCCGACGGGTCCGGCGAGGGACGGTATCCGCAGGGCGCCCGCGGCTCGTTCCGCGGCTTCGGGGTGGACCTCGACGTGACGCTGGGCGTCGCGGGACCGGAGCCGTCGGAGTCCGCGGCCGGGCCGCAGCTGCCGCCGTCGCTGGCCGTCGGCGCCTGGCTGCTGTCCCGTACGGCCTGGGCCGACGCGCCCGTGGAAGGGCTGGCGGTGGACGAGCGGCTGCCCGGCGACCGCTGCCGGGCACACGGCCGCGAACTGGCCGGATCCGCGCCCCGGGTGGCGCTGCTGGTGCTCGGCGACGGCAGCGCCCGCCGCTCGGTCAAGGCGCCCGGATACTTCGACGAGCGGGCCGAGCCGTTCGACGCCGCCGCGGCCCGCGCCCTGGGGGCCGCCGACACCGCCGCCCTGGCCGCCCTGGACGAGCGGCTCGCCGCCGATCTGCTGGTGTCCGGCCGGGCCTGCTGGCAGACCCTGGCGGGCGCCGCCGAGGGCGCCGGGCTGCGCGGCCAACTGCTGCGCGAGGAGGCCCCGTACGGCGTCGGCTACGCCGTGGCGGCCTGGACGTAG
- a CDS encoding TAXI family TRAP transporter solute-binding subunit → MAILPRSGRGRALTAAAAALALVGLALWCVRPGGASAPQGRVTLATGVPTGVYARYGELLKEDLARDLPGVDLRLRRSEGSIDNLRQLATGRADFTIATADAVAAYQARHEPGADRLRACARLYDDYMQLVVAKGSAVRSARDLRGLRVGVGADGSGVQLITRRLMEAAGLDFDTGIVPVRVGIDRMPGMLERGELDAFFWSGGLPTLAVQRLAREYPVRLVQLGDLIPALHQQGRRTRYYRAAVMPADAYPRVQDGQAVKTIAVANLLVTTDRVDAALTFGITRTVINSRDAIGHVVHAAQNVDLRTAVFTDPLPLHTGARQYYLSVKQ, encoded by the coding sequence ATGGCGATACTCCCCCGTTCCGGCCGCGGCCGGGCGCTGACCGCGGCTGCCGCGGCGCTGGCCCTCGTCGGGCTGGCGCTGTGGTGCGTGCGGCCGGGCGGGGCCTCGGCGCCCCAGGGGCGGGTGACGCTGGCGACCGGCGTGCCGACCGGGGTGTACGCGCGCTACGGGGAGCTGCTGAAGGAGGATCTCGCACGGGATCTGCCCGGGGTCGACCTGCGGCTCCGGCGCAGCGAGGGCTCGATCGACAATCTGCGCCAACTGGCCACCGGGCGGGCCGATTTCACCATCGCCACGGCGGACGCGGTGGCCGCCTACCAGGCGCGGCACGAGCCCGGCGCGGACCGGCTGCGGGCCTGCGCCCGGCTCTACGACGACTACATGCAGCTGGTGGTGGCCAAGGGCTCCGCGGTGCGGTCGGCCCGCGACCTGCGGGGGCTGCGGGTGGGGGTCGGCGCGGACGGGTCGGGGGTCCAGCTGATCACCCGGCGGCTGATGGAGGCGGCGGGGCTGGACTTCGACACCGGCATCGTGCCGGTGCGGGTGGGCATCGACCGGATGCCGGGGATGCTGGAGCGCGGCGAGCTGGACGCCTTCTTCTGGTCGGGCGGGCTGCCGACGCTGGCGGTGCAGCGGCTGGCGCGGGAGTACCCCGTGCGGCTGGTGCAGCTCGGCGACCTGATTCCGGCACTGCACCAACAGGGCCGGCGCACGCGCTACTACCGGGCGGCGGTGATGCCCGCCGACGCCTATCCGCGGGTCCAGGACGGGCAGGCGGTGAAGACCATCGCGGTGGCGAACCTGCTGGTGACCACGGACCGGGTGGACGCGGCCCTGACGTTCGGTATCACCCGGACGGTCATCAACAGCCGGGACGCGATCGGGCACGTGGTGCACGCCGCGCAGAACGTGGACCTGCGGACGGCGGTGTTCACCGATCCGCTGCCGCTGCACACCGGGGCCCGGCAGTACTACCTCTCGGTGAAGCAGTGA
- the miaA gene encoding tRNA (adenosine(37)-N6)-dimethylallyltransferase MiaA: MNTVAPAPRVIAVVGPTAAGKSDLGVALARHLDGEVINADSMQLYRGMDIGTAKLTPEERQGVPHHLLDIWDVTRAANVAEYQRLARAEIDRLLAEGRTPILVGGSGLYVRGALDVLEFPGTDPAVRARLEAELAELGSGALHARLAAADPAAARAILAGNGRRIVRALEVIELTGRPFTANLPGHESVYDTLQIGVDVERPELDERIAVRVDRMWEAGLVDEVRRLEAEGLREGRTASRALGYQQVLAHLAGECTEQAARDETVRATKRFARRQDSWFRRDPRVHWLSGAVDRRADLPALALALLERPVTA; encoded by the coding sequence GTGAACACCGTCGCCCCCGCACCGCGGGTCATCGCCGTAGTCGGCCCCACCGCGGCCGGAAAGTCCGATCTGGGCGTCGCGCTCGCCCGGCACCTGGACGGCGAGGTGATCAACGCCGACTCCATGCAGCTCTACCGCGGCATGGACATCGGCACCGCCAAACTCACCCCCGAGGAGCGGCAGGGCGTCCCGCACCACCTCCTCGACATCTGGGACGTCACCCGCGCGGCCAACGTCGCCGAGTACCAGCGGCTCGCCCGCGCCGAGATCGACCGGCTGCTCGCCGAGGGCCGCACCCCGATCCTGGTCGGCGGCTCCGGCCTCTACGTCCGCGGCGCCCTCGACGTCCTGGAGTTCCCCGGCACCGACCCCGCCGTCCGCGCCCGCCTGGAGGCGGAACTCGCCGAGCTGGGCAGCGGTGCGCTGCACGCCCGGCTCGCCGCCGCCGACCCGGCCGCCGCCCGCGCCATCCTGGCCGGCAACGGCCGCCGGATCGTGCGCGCCCTGGAGGTCATCGAGCTCACCGGCCGCCCGTTCACCGCCAACCTCCCCGGCCACGAATCGGTCTACGACACCCTCCAGATCGGCGTGGACGTCGAGCGCCCCGAACTCGACGAGCGGATCGCCGTACGGGTCGACCGGATGTGGGAGGCCGGCCTGGTCGACGAGGTGCGCCGGCTGGAGGCCGAGGGGTTGCGCGAGGGCCGCACCGCCTCCCGGGCGCTCGGCTACCAGCAGGTGCTGGCGCACCTGGCGGGGGAGTGCACCGAGCAGGCGGCGCGCGACGAGACGGTGCGCGCCACCAAGCGCTTCGCGCGCCGTCAGGACTCGTGGTTCCGCCGGGACCCGCGGGTCCACTGGCTCAGCGGTGCCGTCGACCGCCGGGCCGATCTCCCGGCGCTGGCACTGGCGTTGCTCGAACGACCGGTCACAGCCTGA
- a CDS encoding LysR family transcriptional regulator: MELRQLQYFVAVAEEASFTRAAARLHLAQPGISAQVRQLERELGQPLLDRSGRSVTPTEVGAAVLPYARAALAAVEGVRETVAEFTGLLRGQVTLGLVSGADPVREEEAVSLLADFHDAHPQVDIALTEDSSERMLAALQCGELDVALLGTAEEEPPAGLSFQIVVDEPLVAAVAPGSPLLAAAAGGQVPLTALRDLPLISLPRGTGIRAVLERVCADAGFRPRIAFEAAAPKLLAGLAARGLGVAVVPAAAAATTGGLRTLEFRGARPRGRIALAWRADGPAGPAARALLGRLRRALGTAGRDGVRTAAET, encoded by the coding sequence ATGGAACTTCGGCAGCTCCAGTACTTCGTCGCGGTGGCCGAGGAGGCCAGCTTCACCCGGGCCGCGGCGCGTCTCCATCTGGCCCAGCCGGGTATCAGCGCGCAGGTGAGGCAGCTCGAACGGGAGCTGGGGCAACCGCTGCTGGACCGCTCCGGCCGGTCGGTGACGCCGACGGAGGTGGGGGCGGCCGTGCTGCCGTACGCGCGGGCGGCGCTGGCGGCCGTCGAGGGCGTGCGGGAGACCGTGGCGGAGTTCACCGGGCTGCTGCGCGGCCAGGTCACCCTCGGGCTGGTGTCGGGCGCCGACCCGGTGCGGGAGGAGGAGGCGGTGTCGCTGCTGGCGGACTTCCACGACGCCCACCCGCAGGTGGACATCGCGCTCACCGAGGACAGCTCGGAGCGGATGCTGGCCGCGTTGCAGTGCGGCGAGCTGGACGTGGCGCTGCTCGGGACCGCCGAGGAGGAGCCGCCGGCGGGGCTGTCGTTCCAGATCGTGGTGGACGAACCGCTGGTCGCGGCGGTCGCGCCGGGCAGTCCGCTGCTGGCCGCCGCGGCCGGCGGGCAGGTCCCGTTGACGGCGCTGCGCGACCTGCCGCTGATCAGCCTGCCGCGCGGGACCGGGATCCGCGCGGTGCTGGAACGGGTCTGCGCCGACGCCGGCTTCCGCCCGCGGATCGCCTTCGAGGCGGCCGCGCCGAAACTGCTGGCCGGGCTGGCGGCCCGCGGGCTGGGTGTGGCGGTGGTCCCGGCGGCCGCCGCGGCGACGACCGGCGGGCTGCGGACGCTGGAGTTCCGCGGGGCGCGGCCGCGTGGCCGGATCGCGCTGGCCTGGCGGGCGGACGGACCGGCCGGCCCGGCGGCCCGGGCGCTGCTGGGGCGCCTGCGCAGGGCCCTGGGAACAGCGGGCAGGGACGGTGTCCGGACGGCTGCCGAGACGTGA